CAAGCAAATTGCATGGCTGAACCTGCGTCACGTCACCGAAGAACGGCTCGATAAAGCCATTGTGAAGGTCATCAATGCGTACAATCAGTTCGCGCTACCGAAGTACTGGGGCAGTGGCAAACGCGCGTCCGCGGATGGCACGAAGTGGAATCTCTATGAGCAGAATCTGCTGTCGGAGTATCACATCCGTTATGGCGGGTACGGCGGGATTGGCTACTACCATGTCTCCGACATGTACATCGCGCTCTTCAGCAACTTCATTCCGTGCGGCGTGCATGAGGCGGTGTACATCCTGGACGGGCTCATCAGAAATGGCTCTGAGATTCAGCCGGATACCATTCACGGTGACACCCAGGCGCAGAGCGGACCGGTGTTTGGTTTGTCCTACCTACTGGGTATCAACCTAATGCCGCGCATGCGCAATATCAAAGATCTGGTGCTGTACAAGGCGGACCGGCGACGCAGATACGACCATATCGAGCGGCTGTGCCGCCGGTCCATCGACTGGGACCTGATCCAACGACACTATCCCGACATGATGCGCGTTGCCGTCTCGATCAAGGCCGGCAAGATGACGCCGTCAACCATCCTGCGCCGACTGGGTTCAGAGAGCACGAAGAATAAGCTTTACTTTGCGTTCCGGGAACTTGGCCGCGTCGTCCGCACGCTGTTCTTGCTGAAGTACCTGAACGACCCGGAGCTCCGGCGCACCATTCATGCCGCGACGAACAAGAGCGAGCAGTTCAATGACTTCGCGCAGTGGTTGATGTTTGGTGGCGACGGCATCATCGCCGAAAATCTACGGCACGAACAGCGCAAGGTGATCAAGTACAACCAGTTGGTCGCCAACATGGTCATCCTCCACAACGTTCAGTGGATGTCGCGCAAGCTCAAGGATTTGCAGGAGCGCGGGCACCCGGTGAATGCCGAAGTGCTCAAGGCGCTGTCGCCATACCGCCGCGAGCATATCAAGCGGTTCGGAGATTACCTACTCGACTTGCAGCGGCGCGTGCCGCCACTCGATCCATCGATCGATTTTCTAGTCAAATCAGCGGCTTAGCCGAGATGTGGCGGATTTTTTCGAATCCCGGCCACCCCTCTATTTGTCCTCGTGCATCGTCTTCTGGCTCGGCTCAGTTAGCGTAACCTCTCTTTCTTAGCCTCCGCGCGCTGCCTCTCAGCTTCGGCCATCGCGATCGGCCCTTCGTCACGGAAATTCAGTGACGGCAGTTGAAGCTCACCGTACCAGCACCGACTGGTGATGTTCGACACTTGCTCTCGGATTGCACCGTATAGGAGTGAAGCTCCGTTAACAACTGCTATATCTGCCCTCAGCACAGGATCAGGCAGGCCGTGTGGGATAGAGAAGTAACCCACGCATGCCACGTCGATCTTGTATGGAATGACCTTGTCCGGGCCATCATTCACCTGGATTGACAAGCTAACCATGTAATCGCGCGCCTCTTGCCCCTCGGCATGGTCGGCTACGGCATGTGTCAACGAACAATTAATGTTGACACCATTAGTGTCAATGGCGCCAACTCGTTGCACAGGCGTCAAGATCTCAGGTTCGTCACGCGGAAAGACGCCGACATGCAAGAACTTAATCGAGTTGAGTGTCAGGGGACTAGCTTTCATACCTACGCGGCCAACCTATAGGTCATCTCGACAGGAACCTCATTGGAAGTATCATCGATCACGGACAATCCGAAGTCGTAGCCGGATGGCTTGAACCACCCAAAGACGGAAGAATCCTCAGGAGTCGCAGTCGCATTCGGGTCCGAGGTTACAAGTGTTCCTTCTTCGATGACTTCGTCCACAAACACCTTTGCGTAGCACGAAACAGGCGAATCGAGCAGCACATGACTTAGGACGGCGTGCACCACCGCCTTCGTATTCTTCCCGCAAAGCGCGACGTCTACCAAAGCAGATATCCGGTCCACTTCCTTGCAGCAAAGGTCCGTAGCAATCTCGTGCTCATCGGCATAGTGCGCGAGCCATGCCATAGCGGAAGGCACCTGTGCCGCAACCCGGATCAACTTATCCATTGCGAGGGACTGCGTCACGTCACCCGACTCATACTTTGAGAATGCGACCGGACCACCACCGAACAGCTTTGCCGCTTGGCCCTGCGTCAGGCCAGCAGCGGAGCGGATAGCAAAAATTTCGTGCCCCGTCAGCAGGCCATCTAACCCTTTGCGCAACTCAACCACGGCGCGCTTGTTTTGGCGCATGTCTGCCGCCGACGCGTAGTCGCTACCGCACTCGTCGCAGCGCGACATTACGAAGGGCACTTGATACATTCCCCCCTTGTGCTCGATCTCATTGTGTCCATGAATGGACGCGACATGGCCTTCCCCGCACACATCGCAGAGAACATGCGTAGTCATCTGGATCTCCTGTTACTGATGCATTGAGACGAGTAAGATCACTTTGCCACTACGATTGATGGCAAGCTTGACGTAGTACTCTTGAGTGATGTCTTTGTAGGCGTACTTATTCCATTCCAGGCGGATCAGTACGTAGACATCACATGCGGCCCAAGGGCCATTCGGGTTCTTTTCACACCACTCGGCACCCTTGTAGGTGCCTTTCAGAACAGCGTCTTTGACCAGGGCGGCTAGCTGTTGGTCGTCCAACTCGTACTTCTGGGCGTCTTTAGCGCACTTTTCCGTGAATGAAATGATGGTCGCATCGCTTTCGTCCTCAGCTATTACTTCATCGAGCAGTGCAATGAGAGCGGCGGGGTCGTAAAGTGGCGCATGTGTCCTCCCCTGTATTTGGCGGTCCCCTCCGGACTCTGAGGGACTTGCTCCGGCGTACTGGCTTACGTTTTTTCGATTATTTACCACCGTGGTAAGTTCCGCAAGAGTTTTCTAGCCATTCGCAGCTAGTGTTTGTTCGGTTTGCCACACAAATTAGTGATCCTTGAGTCACGCTAACTAACTCTTGGGAGGACTGTTTCTAGATGTTACCAAAGCCGCTCAGCTAAGTCGCTACCCCTCAAGTTGGCGTACCTCCGCAAGACGGTCAGCGTCTTGTGTCCGGTAATCTTCGCGATCTGCAAATCTGTAAGGTGGTCTTTAAGCTACATCAGAATGTCCTCTGGATAGACGACCGACCGAGCGGCTCCCGATGGAGCGGGAAAGGAAATCGAAGTGGTAGCTCGCCACCCGCTAGACGCGGAAATGTCCCCCATCCCCCGGCGCGGATCGCGCGCTGCAGCCAGTCCGGCATGGCGCCGCGGCCGTCGCAACCCTGCCCCTGCGCATTGTGGTAGCGCACCGCTCCTGGCGTTGGAGTCGGCGGCGGCTCGGCAAGACAGCCGGCGGCCTGCAAGTCGGCCAGGCTCAGCCCATGCTGGGCCATCTGGATGCGGATCCAGGTAATCGCTTCGGCGCGCTCGATTTCGATCGACATCATTTTAGGTGCACAGATTTGAGGAAGCTGCGGAGCAGGATCCAGCGTTGTCGTCTCAAAGACCGTTGGGCCTCAACATTGTTCCGGCGGATCGACGGTGTAAAGTAACCGGCTCCCTTGGGGATTGGGAATCATGTGGTCACCCCGCCGCTTAAAAATTAATCAGACCCGAGGAGCCCGCCGGGCATCTGTCCTCGTGCGGCTTGTCCACAGGCTTGTCCCCTCAGGCCGGCCCCGGCTTGAACTTGGTGCGCGTCACCGGCGCCCCGCGCTTGGTAGTTGCCAGGCGGCGCGACGCGGTGGCTTCGGCTTGCGCGCGCTCGGCCCGCCGCAGCGCCGCTTCCAGTTCGGCCCGCAGCCCGTCTTGGGCCGCCTGCCCTCGCCCGAGCGCCTGCGCTGTCTCCGCCAGTTGCAGGCTGAGCGTATCGCGCTCGGCCTGCAGTCGCGCCCGCGCCTCCGCGCCGGCCACGGCGGCGTCTTGCGCCCTCGCCTGCACCGCCGCCAGCTCAGCGCGCTGGTCCGCGAGCGCCTGCTCGGCCTTCTGGCGCAACGTACGCTCCTGGTCGATCTCGCGCAGCGCGCGGCGCTCCGTGGCCTCGGCGCGTTCCTGCGCGACGGCCACCTGCGCGCGGGTGCGCTCCAGATCCGTCGAGAATTGGGTACGCAGCTCCAGCAACTGCCGCTCGAGCGCCTCCGCCTGGCGTACGCCCTCCTCGTGACGCGCCCGCGCGGCCGCGTGGGCCTGGCGCTCGGCTTCCAGTTCGCCTTGTAGCGCCGCGTGCGCTTGCTGGGCGGCATCGAGCCCGGCCTGCACGGCGGCGGTCTCCTGCTCGGCCACCACCACCGCGGCCCGCGCCAAGTCGCGCTGCGCTTCCGCCTCGCTCGCCTGCCACCGCGCATCAGCCCGCAGCGCGGCCAGTTCGCCGGCGGCGGCCTCGTTGGCGGCCTGCCAGATCGGCTGCACGGCGTCGGCGGCGATCGCCTTGAGCGCATCCGGCAGTTCGGGGTGCGCGATGGTCACGTGCATCTTGTCGCGCAAGTCTTGCCAGAACCGCGCCAGCACCTCGGTGGGCGTGCCCATGCTGCCCTTGCGCACCAGGCCGTAGAGCTTGTTGGCGGTGGGCGTGATGCCGTACCGGAAGAACAGCAGGGCGCAGACCTCGCGGTAGAGCGCGCGGGTCT
This DNA window, taken from Cupriavidus sp. D39, encodes the following:
- a CDS encoding type II toxin-antitoxin system MqsA family antitoxin — protein: MTTHVLCDVCGEGHVASIHGHNEIEHKGGMYQVPFVMSRCDECGSDYASAADMRQNKRAVVELRKGLDGLLTGHEIFAIRSAAGLTQGQAAKLFGGGPVAFSKYESGDVTQSLAMDKLIRVAAQVPSAMAWLAHYADEHEIATDLCCKEVDRISALVDVALCGKNTKAVVHAVLSHVLLDSPVSCYAKVFVDEVIEEGTLVTSDPNATATPEDSSVFGWFKPSGYDFGLSVIDDTSNEVPVEMTYRLAA
- a CDS encoding protein-export chaperone SecB, with protein sequence MKASPLTLNSIKFLHVGVFPRDEPEILTPVQRVGAIDTNGVNINCSLTHAVADHAEGQEARDYMVSLSIQVNDGPDKVIPYKIDVACVGYFSIPHGLPDPVLRADIAVVNGASLLYGAIREQVSNITSRCWYGELQLPSLNFRDEGPIAMAEAERQRAEAKKERLR
- a CDS encoding DNA-binding protein — encoded protein: MPASPASPPPMPSEAVPNAALQATLAADVATLRVQFPETRALYREVCALLFFRYGITPTANKLYGLVRKGSMGTPTEVLARFWQDLRDKMHVTIAHPELPDALKAIAADAVQPIWQAANEAAAGELAALRADARWQASEAEAQRDLARAAVVVAEQETAAVQAGLDAAQQAHAALQGELEAERQAHAAARARHEEGVRQAEALERQLLELRTQFSTDLERTRAQVAVAQERAEATERRALREIDQERTLRQKAEQALADQRAELAAVQARAQDAAVAGAEARARLQAERDTLSLQLAETAQALGRGQAAQDGLRAELEAALRRAERAQAEATASRRLATTKRGAPVTRTKFKPGPA
- a CDS encoding H-NS family nucleoid-associated regulatory protein, producing the protein MMSIEIERAEAITWIRIQMAQHGLSLADLQAAGCLAEPPPTPTPGAVRYHNAQGQGCDGRGAMPDWLQRAIRAGGWGTFPRLAGGELPLRFPFPLHREPLGRSSIQRTF